In Burkholderia contaminans, the following proteins share a genomic window:
- the atpD gene encoding F0F1 ATP synthase subunit beta yields the protein MSTAALVEGKIVQCIGAVIDVEFPRDSMPKIYDALILDGSELTLEVQQQLGDGVVRTICLGASDGLRRGLTVKNTAKPISVPVGKPTLGRIMDVLGRPIDEAGPIESETTRSIHQKAPAFDELSPSTELLETGIKVIDLICPFAKGGKVGLFGGAGVGKTVNMMELINNIAKEHGGYSVFAGVGERTREGNDFYHEMKDSNVLDKVALVYGQMNEPPGNRLRVALTGLTMAEHFRDEGLDVLFFVDNIYRFTLAGTEVSALLGRMPSAVGYQPTLAEEMGKLQERITSTKKGSITSVQAVYVPADDLTDPSPATTFGHLDATVVLSRDIASLGIYPAVDPLDSTSRQIDPNVIGEEHYSITRRVQQTLQRYKELRDIIAILGMDELSPEDKLSVARARKIQRFLSQPFHVAEVFTGSPGKYVPLKETIRGFKMIVDGECDHLPEQAFYMVGTIDEAFEKAKKIS from the coding sequence ATGAGTACTGCTGCTTTGGTAGAAGGCAAGATCGTACAGTGCATCGGCGCCGTTATCGACGTGGAATTCCCGCGCGACAGCATGCCGAAGATCTACGACGCGCTTATTCTCGATGGCTCGGAACTGACGCTCGAAGTCCAGCAACAGCTGGGCGACGGCGTGGTCCGTACCATTTGTCTGGGTGCATCCGACGGCCTGCGCCGCGGCCTGACCGTGAAGAACACGGCAAAGCCGATCTCGGTGCCGGTCGGCAAGCCGACCCTCGGCCGAATCATGGACGTGCTCGGCCGTCCGATCGACGAAGCCGGCCCGATCGAAAGCGAAACGACGCGTTCGATCCACCAGAAGGCTCCGGCGTTCGACGAACTGTCGCCGTCGACCGAACTGCTCGAAACGGGTATCAAGGTCATCGACCTGATCTGCCCGTTCGCAAAGGGCGGCAAGGTTGGCCTGTTCGGCGGTGCTGGCGTGGGCAAGACCGTCAACATGATGGAGCTCATCAACAACATCGCGAAGGAACACGGCGGTTACTCCGTGTTCGCGGGCGTGGGCGAGCGTACCCGTGAAGGGAACGACTTCTACCACGAAATGAAGGACTCGAACGTTCTCGACAAGGTCGCGCTGGTGTACGGCCAGATGAACGAGCCGCCGGGCAACCGTCTGCGCGTCGCGCTGACCGGCCTGACGATGGCCGAGCACTTCCGTGACGAAGGCCTCGACGTGCTGTTCTTCGTCGACAACATCTACCGTTTCACGCTGGCCGGTACCGAAGTGTCGGCACTGCTCGGCCGTATGCCGTCGGCAGTGGGCTATCAGCCGACGCTGGCTGAAGAAATGGGCAAGCTGCAAGAGCGCATCACGTCGACCAAGAAGGGCTCGATTACGTCGGTCCAGGCCGTGTACGTCCCTGCGGACGACTTGACCGACCCGTCGCCGGCTACGACCTTCGGCCACCTGGACGCAACCGTCGTTCTGTCGCGTGACATCGCTTCGCTGGGTATCTACCCGGCGGTCGACCCGCTCGACTCGACGTCGCGCCAGATCGACCCGAACGTGATCGGTGAAGAGCACTACTCGATCACCCGTCGCGTCCAGCAGACGCTGCAGCGCTACAAGGAACTGCGCGACATCATCGCGATTCTGGGTATGGACGAACTGTCGCCGGAAGACAAGCTGTCGGTCGCACGCGCTCGTAAGATCCAGCGTTTCCTGTCGCAGCCGTTCCACGTTGCTGAAGTGTTCACGGGCTCGCCGGGCAAGTACGTGCCGCTGAAGGAAACGATCCGCGGCTTCAAGATGATCGTCGACGGCGAGTGCGACCACCTGCCGGAACAGGCGTTCTACATGGTCGGCACGATCGACGAAGCCTTCGAAAAGGCCAAGAAGATCTCGTAA
- a CDS encoding transporter substrate-binding domain-containing protein, which translates to MKTFATLAATALLCCAAAHAQTGAGAAATAPGAGSRLDDVLARGTLRVCTTGDYKPYSYYRADGRFEGIDIDMAESLAKSLGVKTDYVKTSWPNLTGDFVAKCDIAVGGVSTTLERQKRVFFTQPYVVDGKTPIVRCADADKYQSVAQIDRPETRVIVNPGGTNERFAKQYFTHANLTVYPDNVTIFKQILAGKADVMVTDASETLLQQKLNPGLCSVHPDKPFQFGEKAYMVPRGDVAFQQYVDQWLHLALSTGEYQAISDKWLK; encoded by the coding sequence ATGAAGACATTCGCCACGCTCGCCGCCACCGCATTGCTTTGCTGCGCCGCCGCGCACGCGCAGACCGGCGCGGGCGCTGCTGCTACCGCACCGGGCGCCGGCTCGCGGCTCGACGACGTGCTCGCGCGCGGCACGCTGCGCGTGTGCACGACGGGCGACTACAAGCCGTATTCGTACTACCGCGCGGACGGCCGCTTCGAGGGCATCGACATCGACATGGCCGAATCGCTCGCGAAGTCGCTCGGCGTGAAGACCGACTACGTGAAGACGAGCTGGCCGAACCTGACCGGCGATTTCGTCGCGAAATGCGACATCGCGGTGGGCGGCGTATCGACGACGCTCGAGCGCCAGAAGCGCGTGTTCTTCACGCAGCCGTACGTGGTCGACGGCAAGACGCCGATCGTGCGCTGCGCGGACGCCGACAAATACCAGAGCGTCGCGCAGATCGACCGGCCGGAAACGCGCGTGATCGTGAACCCGGGCGGCACCAACGAGCGTTTCGCGAAGCAGTATTTCACGCACGCGAACCTCACCGTCTATCCGGACAACGTAACGATCTTCAAGCAGATCCTCGCCGGCAAGGCGGACGTGATGGTGACGGATGCGTCCGAGACGCTGCTGCAGCAAAAGCTGAATCCGGGCCTGTGCTCGGTGCATCCGGACAAGCCGTTCCAGTTCGGCGAGAAGGCGTACATGGTGCCGCGCGGCGACGTCGCGTTCCAGCAGTACGTCGATCAGTGGCTGCATCTCGCGCTGTCGACCGGCGAATACCAGGCGATTTCGGATAAATGGCTGAAGTAA
- the atpE gene encoding F0F1 ATP synthase subunit C, whose protein sequence is MQAYIANIQGLTAIGIGIIIGLGAIGACIGIALMGGKYIEACARQPELINPLQTKMFLLAGLIDAAFLIGVGVAMLFAFANPLLSKLAG, encoded by the coding sequence ATGCAAGCTTACATCGCCAACATCCAAGGTCTGACCGCCATCGGTATCGGCATCATCATCGGCCTGGGTGCAATCGGCGCCTGTATCGGTATCGCGCTGATGGGTGGTAAGTACATCGAAGCCTGCGCACGTCAGCCGGAACTCATCAACCCGCTGCAAACGAAGATGTTCCTGCTGGCTGGTCTGATCGACGCGGCATTCCTGATCGGCGTGGGTGTTGCAATGCTGTTCGCGTTCGCGAACCCGCTCCTGTCGAAGCTCGCAGGCTAA
- a CDS encoding F0F1 ATP synthase subunit B — MNLNATLFAQMVVFLVLAWFTMKFVWPPLINALDERSKKIADGLAAAEKGKAELDAAHKRVDQELAQARNDGQQRIADAEKRAQAVAEEIKANAQAEAARIIAQAKAEAEQQIVKAREALRGEVATLAVKGAEQILKREVDQTAHAQLLNQLKAEL; from the coding sequence GTGAATCTCAACGCAACTCTGTTTGCGCAAATGGTCGTGTTCCTGGTCCTCGCGTGGTTCACGATGAAATTCGTGTGGCCGCCGTTGATCAACGCCCTCGACGAACGTTCGAAGAAGATCGCCGACGGCCTCGCCGCCGCCGAGAAGGGCAAGGCAGAACTCGACGCAGCGCACAAGCGCGTGGACCAGGAACTCGCGCAGGCCCGCAATGACGGCCAGCAGCGCATCGCCGACGCTGAAAAGCGTGCCCAGGCGGTCGCCGAGGAAATCAAGGCCAACGCCCAAGCTGAAGCCGCCCGCATCATCGCCCAGGCGAAGGCGGAAGCAGAACAGCAAATCGTGAAGGCGCGCGAAGCGCTGCGTGGCGAAGTCGCTACGCTGGCCGTGAAGGGCGCCGAGCAGATCCTGAAGCGCGAAGTCGATCAAACGGCCCACGCCCAACTGCTGAATCAACTGAAAGCCGAGCTCTGA
- the hemE gene encoding uroporphyrinogen decarboxylase — protein sequence MAHTLLNDTFLRALLREPTDYTPIWLMRQAGRYLPEYNATRARAGSFLGLAKNPDYATEVTLQPLERFPLDAAILFSDILTIPDAMGLGLDFQVGEGPKFAHPVRTEADVAKLAVPDIEATLGYVTGAVREIRRALTDGQGRQRVPLIGFSGSPWTLACYMVEGGGSDDFRTVKSMAYSRPDLMHRILDVNAQAVAAYLNAQIEAGAQAVMIFDTWGGALADGAYQRFSLDYIRRVVSQLKREHDGERVPVITFTKGGGLWLEEIAATGVDAVGLDWTVNLGKARERVAGKVALQGNLDPTILFAPPAAVREQARAVLDSYGNHPGHVFNLGHGISQFTSPDHVAELVDEVHSHSRAIRSGAAG from the coding sequence GTGGCCCATACCCTGCTCAACGACACCTTCCTGCGTGCGCTTCTGCGCGAGCCGACCGACTACACGCCGATCTGGCTGATGCGCCAGGCCGGCCGCTACCTGCCCGAATACAATGCGACGCGCGCACGCGCCGGCAGCTTCCTCGGTCTCGCGAAGAATCCCGACTACGCGACCGAAGTGACGCTGCAGCCGCTCGAGCGCTTTCCGCTCGACGCCGCGATCCTGTTCTCGGACATCCTGACGATTCCCGACGCGATGGGGCTCGGCCTCGACTTCCAGGTCGGCGAAGGGCCGAAGTTCGCGCATCCGGTGCGCACCGAGGCCGACGTCGCGAAGCTCGCGGTGCCGGACATCGAAGCAACGCTCGGCTACGTGACGGGCGCGGTGCGCGAAATCCGTCGCGCGCTCACCGACGGCCAGGGCCGCCAGCGCGTGCCGCTGATCGGCTTTTCGGGCAGCCCGTGGACGCTCGCGTGCTACATGGTCGAAGGCGGCGGGTCGGACGATTTCCGCACGGTGAAGTCGATGGCGTATTCGCGCCCCGACCTGATGCACCGGATCCTCGACGTGAACGCGCAGGCGGTGGCCGCGTACCTGAACGCGCAGATCGAAGCGGGCGCCCAGGCCGTGATGATCTTCGATACATGGGGCGGCGCGCTGGCGGACGGCGCGTACCAGCGCTTCTCGCTGGACTACATCCGCCGCGTGGTGTCGCAGCTCAAGCGAGAGCACGACGGCGAGCGCGTGCCGGTGATCACGTTCACGAAGGGCGGCGGGTTGTGGCTCGAGGAGATCGCGGCGACCGGCGTCGACGCGGTCGGGCTCGACTGGACGGTCAACCTCGGCAAGGCACGCGAACGCGTCGCGGGCAAGGTCGCGCTGCAGGGCAACCTCGACCCGACGATCCTGTTTGCGCCGCCGGCCGCGGTGCGCGAGCAGGCGCGCGCGGTGCTCGACAGCTATGGCAACCATCCGGGCCACGTATTCAACCTTGGGCACGGTATTTCGCAATTCACGTCGCCCGATCACGTTGCCGAACTCGTCGACGAAGTGCATAGCCACAGCCGCGCGATCCGTAGCGGAGCCGCCGGCTGA
- a CDS encoding F0F1 ATP synthase subunit delta, which produces MAELATIARPYAEALFRVAEGGDIAAWSTLVQELAQVARLPEVLSVASSPKVTRTQVAELLLAAVKSPLGAGAEAKNFVQMLVDNHRIALLPEIAEQFEALKNEREGAADAEIVSAFPLNGADLESLVSGLERKFKRKLKPTVAVDSSLIGGVRVTVGDEVLDTSVRARLASMQAALTA; this is translated from the coding sequence ATGGCCGAACTTGCAACCATCGCCCGCCCTTACGCAGAAGCGCTGTTCCGCGTGGCCGAGGGCGGTGACATCGCCGCCTGGTCCACGCTCGTGCAAGAGCTGGCCCAGGTTGCGCGTCTGCCGGAAGTCCTGTCGGTCGCGTCGAGCCCGAAGGTGACGCGCACGCAAGTAGCCGAGTTGCTGCTTGCTGCGGTGAAGTCGCCGCTCGGAGCTGGCGCCGAAGCGAAGAACTTCGTGCAGATGCTGGTCGACAATCATCGCATCGCGCTGCTGCCGGAAATTGCCGAGCAGTTCGAGGCGCTCAAGAACGAACGTGAAGGTGCAGCCGACGCCGAGATCGTGAGCGCGTTCCCGCTGAACGGCGCGGATCTCGAGAGTCTCGTCTCGGGCCTCGAACGCAAGTTCAAGCGCAAGCTGAAACCGACGGTCGCAGTCGATTCGTCGCTGATCGGCGGCGTGCGCGTGACGGTCGGCGACGAAGTGCTCGACACCTCGGTTCGCGCGCGCCTCGCATCGATGCAGGCTGCGTTGACCGCCTGA
- the atpG gene encoding F0F1 ATP synthase subunit gamma translates to MAGMKEIRGKIKSVQNTRKITKAMEMVAASKMRRAQERMRAARPYADKVRAIAAHMSRANPEYRHPFMVANEGAQTAGIILVTTDKGLCGGLNTNVLRATVQKFKELEEKGQKVEATAIGSKGLGFLNRFGAKVMSQVVHLGDTPHLDKLIGAVKTQLDLYSEGKLSAVYIAYTRFVNTMKQEAVIEQLLPLSSEHFEADDGTPATSWDYIYEPDAQAVVDELLVRYVEALVYQAVAENMASEQSARMVAMKAASDNAKTVISELQLVYNKSRQAAITKELSEIVGGAAAV, encoded by the coding sequence ATGGCTGGAATGAAGGAAATTCGCGGCAAGATCAAGAGCGTGCAGAACACGCGCAAGATCACGAAGGCGATGGAGATGGTGGCCGCATCGAAGATGCGCCGCGCGCAGGAACGCATGCGCGCCGCTCGTCCGTATGCGGACAAGGTCCGTGCCATCGCCGCGCACATGAGCCGCGCGAACCCCGAGTACCGCCACCCGTTCATGGTGGCGAACGAAGGCGCGCAGACGGCCGGCATCATCCTCGTCACGACGGACAAGGGGCTATGCGGCGGTCTGAACACCAACGTGCTGCGTGCGACGGTGCAGAAGTTCAAGGAGCTGGAAGAGAAGGGCCAGAAGGTCGAAGCCACCGCGATCGGTAGCAAGGGCCTCGGGTTCCTGAACCGCTTCGGCGCGAAGGTGATGTCGCAGGTCGTGCACCTCGGCGACACCCCGCACCTGGACAAGCTGATCGGCGCCGTGAAGACGCAGCTCGATCTGTACTCGGAAGGCAAGCTGTCGGCGGTTTATATCGCTTACACGCGCTTCGTCAACACGATGAAGCAGGAAGCCGTGATCGAGCAGTTGCTGCCGCTGTCGTCGGAACACTTCGAAGCCGATGACGGTACGCCGGCCACGTCGTGGGACTACATCTACGAGCCGGACGCGCAGGCAGTCGTCGACGAACTGCTCGTGCGTTACGTCGAGGCGCTGGTGTACCAGGCCGTCGCGGAAAACATGGCGTCCGAGCAATCGGCGCGCATGGTCGCGATGAAGGCCGCGTCCGACAACGCGAAGACGGTGATCAGCGAACTGCAGCTCGTGTACAACAAGAGCCGTCAGGCCGCGATCACGAAAGAACTGTCGGAGATCGTCGGCGGCGCAGCCGCTGTTTAA
- the atpA gene encoding F0F1 ATP synthase subunit alpha, whose translation MQLNPSEISELIKSRIQGLEASADVRNQGTVISVTDGIVRIHGLSDVMQGEMLEFPGNTFGLALNLERDSVGAVILGEYEHISEGDIVKTTGRILEVPVGPELVGRVVDALGNPIDGKGPVNAKLTDAIEKIAPGVIWRKSVSQPVQTGIKSIDAMVPIGRGQRELIIGDRQCGKTAVALDAIINQKGKDLICIYVAIGQKASSIMNVVRKLEETGAMEYTIVVAASASDSAAMQYLAPYAGCTMGEYFRDRGQDALIIYDDLTKQAWAYRQISLLLRRPPGREAYPGDVFYLHSRLLERAARVSEEYVEKFTNGEVKGKSGSLTALPVIETQAGDVTAFVPTNVISITDGQIFLETDLFNAGIRPAINAGVSVSRVGGAAQTKVVKKLSGGIRTDLAQYRELAAFAQFASDLDEATRKQLERGRRVTELLKQPQYQPLQVWELAVSLYAANNGYLDDLDVKQVLSFEKGLRENLKTSHADLIKRIEDTKDLSKDDEGALRSAIESFKKSGAY comes from the coding sequence ATGCAACTCAATCCCTCTGAGATCAGCGAGCTGATCAAGAGCCGGATCCAGGGCCTTGAAGCGAGCGCAGACGTTCGCAACCAGGGCACCGTGATCTCCGTGACCGACGGTATCGTGCGTATCCACGGCCTGTCGGACGTGATGCAGGGCGAAATGCTCGAGTTTCCGGGCAACACGTTCGGCCTCGCGCTGAACCTCGAGCGCGACTCGGTCGGCGCGGTGATTCTCGGCGAATACGAACACATCTCGGAAGGCGACATCGTCAAGACGACGGGGCGCATTCTCGAAGTCCCGGTTGGCCCGGAACTCGTCGGCCGCGTGGTCGACGCGCTCGGCAACCCGATCGACGGCAAGGGCCCGGTCAACGCGAAGCTGACCGACGCGATCGAAAAGATCGCCCCGGGCGTGATCTGGCGTAAGTCGGTGTCGCAGCCGGTGCAGACGGGCATCAAGTCGATCGACGCAATGGTGCCGATCGGCCGTGGCCAGCGTGAGCTGATCATCGGCGACCGTCAGTGCGGCAAGACCGCGGTGGCGCTCGACGCGATCATCAACCAGAAGGGCAAGGACCTGATCTGTATCTACGTCGCGATCGGCCAGAAGGCTTCGTCGATCATGAACGTGGTTCGCAAGCTCGAAGAAACGGGCGCGATGGAATACACGATCGTCGTCGCCGCTTCGGCTTCGGATTCGGCAGCGATGCAGTACCTCGCACCGTACGCCGGCTGCACGATGGGCGAATACTTCCGCGACCGCGGTCAAGATGCGCTGATCATCTATGACGACTTGACCAAGCAAGCGTGGGCATACCGTCAGATCTCGCTGCTGCTGCGCCGCCCGCCGGGCCGTGAAGCGTACCCGGGTGACGTGTTCTATCTCCACTCGCGTCTGCTCGAGCGTGCTGCTCGCGTGTCGGAAGAGTACGTCGAGAAGTTCACGAACGGCGAAGTGAAGGGCAAGAGCGGTTCGCTGACGGCACTGCCGGTCATCGAAACGCAGGCTGGCGACGTGACCGCGTTCGTTCCGACGAACGTGATCTCGATTACCGACGGCCAGATCTTCCTGGAAACCGACCTGTTCAACGCAGGCATCCGCCCGGCAATCAACGCCGGCGTGTCGGTGTCGCGAGTCGGTGGCGCCGCTCAGACGAAGGTCGTGAAGAAGCTGTCGGGCGGTATCCGTACCGACCTCGCGCAGTACCGTGAACTGGCCGCATTCGCGCAGTTCGCATCGGACCTCGACGAAGCGACCCGCAAGCAGCTCGAGCGCGGCCGCCGCGTGACGGAACTGCTGAAGCAGCCGCAGTACCAGCCGCTGCAGGTGTGGGAACTGGCCGTGTCGCTGTACGCCGCAAACAACGGCTACCTCGACGACCTCGACGTCAAGCAAGTGCTGTCGTTCGAGAAGGGCCTGCGCGAAAACCTGAAGACCAGCCACGCTGACCTCATCAAGCGCATCGAAGACACCAAGGATCTCTCGAAGGACGACGAAGGCGCACTGCGCTCGGCGATCGAATCCTTCAAGAAGTCCGGTGCCTATTGA
- a CDS encoding F0F1 ATP synthase subunit epsilon translates to MATIKVDVVSAEEQIFSGEAKFVALPGETGELGILPGHTPLITRIRPGAVRIEVEGGNDEFVFVAGGILEVQPGAVTVLADTAIRGKDLDAAKAEEARKRAEETLQNAKSDLDLAKAQSELATAMAQLEAIQRLAKIRSRH, encoded by the coding sequence ATGGCAACCATCAAAGTAGACGTCGTCAGCGCGGAAGAGCAGATCTTCTCGGGCGAGGCGAAATTCGTCGCGCTGCCGGGCGAAACGGGTGAGCTGGGCATTCTGCCGGGCCACACGCCGCTGATCACGCGGATTCGTCCGGGTGCGGTGCGCATCGAAGTCGAGGGCGGCAACGACGAATTCGTGTTCGTCGCGGGCGGCATTCTCGAAGTGCAGCCGGGCGCCGTGACGGTGCTCGCCGATACCGCGATCCGCGGCAAGGACCTCGACGCGGCGAAAGCCGAGGAAGCACGCAAGCGTGCCGAGGAAACGCTGCAGAACGCGAAGTCGGATCTCGACCTCGCGAAGGCGCAATCCGAGCTCGCGACCGCGATGGCGCAGCTCGAGGCGATCCAGCGTCTGGCGAAGATCCGCAGCCGGCACTGA
- a CDS encoding AMP-binding protein — protein sequence MAADLGVGALISPENGLSYVRGTTDVPLSEATIGRFLLDTAGRFPDRPAVVFREQQVRWTWREFANEVDVLASGLASLGIVKGDRVGIWSPNRSEWLLTQFATARIGAVLVNINPAYRLSELEYALNKVGCKAVIAAERFKTSAYVEMLQTIAPELATATPGDLHAARVPSLRTVVSMGDVAPAGMFRFADLMARGRQAVDPALLDALGATLEANEPINIQFTSGTTGSPKGATLTHRNVVNNGRSIATAMRFTEHDTLCIPVPLYHCFGMVLAVLACVSKGAAMVFPGEAFDPVATLAAVAEERCTALHGVPTMFIAELDHPEFAKFDLSTLRTGIMAGSPCPIETMKRVVSQMHLSEITIAYGMTETSPVSFQSSTDDPLEKRTTTVGRIQPHLEVKIVDPSGGIVPVGTTGELCTKGYSVMLGYWDDDAKTREVLVDGWMHTGDLATLDADGYCNIVGRLKDMVIRGGENVYPREIEEFLFRHPKIQSAQVFGVPDAKYGEELCAWIVLRADEQMTEDDVRAFCNGQIAHYKIPRYIRFVDELPMTVTGKVQKFVMRDRMIEELKLDVQKTA from the coding sequence ATGGCAGCAGACCTTGGCGTGGGCGCGCTGATCTCGCCCGAAAACGGCTTGTCGTACGTACGTGGCACAACCGACGTGCCGCTCTCCGAAGCGACGATCGGCCGGTTCCTGCTCGACACGGCCGGGCGCTTTCCCGATCGTCCGGCCGTCGTGTTCCGCGAGCAGCAGGTGCGCTGGACCTGGCGCGAGTTCGCGAACGAAGTCGACGTGCTGGCGTCCGGCCTGGCTTCGCTCGGCATCGTGAAGGGCGATCGCGTCGGCATCTGGTCGCCGAACCGCAGCGAATGGCTGCTCACGCAGTTCGCGACCGCGCGGATCGGAGCGGTGCTCGTCAACATCAATCCGGCCTACCGGCTGTCGGAACTCGAATACGCGTTGAACAAGGTCGGTTGCAAGGCGGTGATCGCCGCCGAACGCTTCAAGACGTCCGCGTATGTCGAGATGCTGCAGACCATCGCGCCGGAACTCGCGACCGCGACGCCGGGCGACCTGCATGCGGCGCGCGTGCCGAGCCTGCGCACGGTCGTGTCGATGGGCGACGTCGCGCCGGCCGGCATGTTCCGCTTCGCGGACCTGATGGCGCGCGGCCGCCAGGCCGTCGATCCCGCATTGCTCGATGCGCTCGGCGCGACGCTCGAGGCCAACGAGCCGATCAACATCCAGTTCACGAGCGGCACGACGGGCAGCCCGAAGGGCGCGACGCTCACGCACCGCAACGTCGTCAACAACGGGCGCTCGATCGCGACGGCGATGCGTTTCACCGAGCACGACACGTTGTGCATTCCGGTGCCGCTGTATCACTGCTTCGGGATGGTGCTCGCCGTGCTCGCGTGCGTGTCGAAGGGCGCGGCGATGGTGTTCCCCGGCGAAGCGTTCGACCCGGTCGCCACGCTCGCGGCGGTGGCGGAGGAGCGCTGCACCGCGCTGCATGGCGTGCCGACGATGTTCATCGCCGAGCTCGATCACCCCGAGTTCGCGAAATTCGACCTGTCGACGCTGCGCACCGGGATCATGGCCGGCTCGCCGTGCCCGATCGAGACGATGAAGCGCGTCGTGTCGCAGATGCACCTGTCGGAGATCACGATCGCGTACGGGATGACGGAAACGAGCCCGGTTTCGTTCCAGAGTTCGACCGACGATCCGCTCGAGAAGCGTACGACGACGGTCGGGCGCATTCAGCCGCACCTGGAAGTGAAGATCGTCGATCCGAGCGGCGGCATCGTGCCGGTCGGCACGACGGGCGAGCTGTGCACGAAGGGCTATTCGGTGATGCTCGGCTACTGGGACGACGATGCGAAGACGCGCGAGGTGCTGGTGGACGGCTGGATGCATACGGGCGACCTCGCGACGCTCGATGCGGACGGCTATTGCAACATCGTCGGCCGGCTCAAGGACATGGTGATTCGCGGCGGCGAGAACGTCTATCCGCGGGAGATCGAGGAATTCCTGTTTCGGCATCCGAAGATCCAGAGCGCGCAGGTATTCGGCGTGCCCGATGCGAAGTACGGCGAGGAGCTGTGCGCGTGGATCGTGCTGCGCGCGGACGAGCAGATGACCGAAGACGACGTGCGCGCGTTCTGCAACGGGCAGATCGCGCACTACAAGATCCCGCGCTACATCCGCTTCGTCGACGAGCTGCCGATGACGGTGACGGGCAAGGTGCAGAAGTTCGTGATGCGCGACCGGATGATCGAGGAGCTGAAGCTCGACGTGCAGAAGACCGCGTAG